The Glandiceps talaboti chromosome 9, keGlaTala1.1, whole genome shotgun sequence genome window below encodes:
- the LOC144440145 gene encoding cell adhesion molecule-related/down-regulated by oncogenes-like isoform X1 — protein sequence MPCAMESHSLPLHSFYILAFIYSLTVVLQVCHLADADIAPRFVQEPESQVVRKKSKVRFHCRAEPSNVEIRWKYNSEFLDSAELEDIDIRGSQLIIRSFRHERNEFTHTGTYQCIVNNSVGVIASKPVTLQAAYIRPFIENMESEAHAIRGHTAVIKCSPPESVPPAIVEYKRQREWVVNNSARMAIMPSGNLQIFNVSTNDKGTYKCSAVNPVSEKRQTTFNSTKLVVTEEDTLIEDMPVHIVYTSKRMTVWEGENATLECVAKGKPYPTISWLRQNGQMPVERVSDYMGNLIINNVQAADEGTYICIGQNGVGFADRKQVSLSVVVPPKIVRAPENVAAKIGERVEFQCQISGGNPITDIRWLFNAEPISDMSLKHSLLGEQLIVHEISEAQYGMYQCMVKNNQGVAMAAARLSLRVGYPEIIQPPEDKSVFEGDNVFIQCGVEGDPMPEVGWMKNFNTPILNSDRVFSIDDSSGGLTIFNAGKEDEGEYQCTAENSHGQVSSSAYLTVQALMSTTQTSHPTTAKSSTLPSQDVSTGFPLFGTVPDAPGKPEVEMTSDRSVMVRWTWNNADNGGSPITAFQVQYRNVLGQGGYITASSRVPPRRRSYEITGPLSNDNVYRFRVIAVNVHGEGKPSELSNRFVLSVEIPHQVRPPQHPPHISDTSCLTTAITVEWEYESSKDGVPINGFYMYHRQTDSDDDKDYIREIVLGVNTRVFTITNLDPETMYDVKMCSFNLGGAGAFSNVVQIETNPVTQSPPPKVIVIQQTTQTTTIIAGGKQPESGAGGGGSGSSGKSSRSDSDMLYLIIGIVVALMVLMIVVFIAMCFWRSKRYVPPAVTTTDSMEWKKRQYYDPSSPVYMDINGSVSAGSQITACNGNTLHPTESLPYPTSPPPPPPPLTNGHVYCHDINAVNFNNPHEYKEMEPNLISSPNDLSYSSNTNRSDHSYSTVSERNRKNRDGFPQKGKSHSNRGQCCHGSSNEHLCSCDHVRSHSNSKSNKHRKHHKEHHFVRRPDCSCSSNYSGTESEHCLSEPPPPMMYSDQYLSDPPPIRYTETPSLPNPPPPPPPPAMMFTDIKPISKPRHSEL from the exons ATGCCCTGTGCAATGGAGTCCCATTCACTGCCTTTACATAGCTTCTATATACTTGCCTTTATATATTCACTGACAGTAGTTTTACAAGTCTGCCACCTTGCAG aTGCAGACATAGCCCCAAGATTTGTGCAAGAGCCTGAAAGTCAGGTTGTCAGAAAGAAAAGCAAAGTACGTTTCCACTGCAGAGCTGAACCAAGTAATGTGGAAATACGATGGAAATACAACAGTGAATTTCTAGACAGTGCGGAACTGGAAGATATTGATATCAGAGGATCTCAGCTGATTATTCGCTCTTTCCGTCATGAAAGGAACGAATTTACACACACAGGGACATACCAGTGTATTGTTAATAATAGTGTAGGAGTTATAGCTAGTAAACCTGTGACATTACAAGCAGCAT ATATCAGACCCTTTATAGAAAACATGGAAAGTGAGGCCCATGCCATCAGGGGACATACAGCAGTCATTAAATGTAGTCCACCGGAAAGTGTACCTCCAGCAATAGTAGAATATAAAAGACAGCGTGAATGGGTCGTCAATAATTCAG CGAGAATGGCAATTATGCCATCGGGTAATTTACAGATATTTAATGTAAGTACCAATGATAAGGGTACTTACAAATGCTCAGCTGTTAATCCAGTGTCAGAGAAAAGACAGACCACATTCAACAGTACTAAACTTGTTGTGACTGAAG AGGATACACTTATAGAAGACATGCCAGTTCACATAGTGTACACATCCAAGAGAATGACAGTGTGGGAAGGAGAGAATGCAACCCTGGAATGTGTTGCTAAGGGAAAACCATACCCAACAATCTCATGGTTAAGACAAAATGGACAAATGCCGGTAGAGAGGGTGTCTGACTACATGGGTAACCTCATTATAAATAATGTACAGGCAGCTGATGAAGGTACCTACATCTGTATAGGACAGAATGGAGTTGGTTTCGCTGACAGGAAACAGGTGTCTCTCAGTGTCGTAG TACCTCCTAAGATAGTCAGGGCACCTGAGAATGTGGCAGCCAAGATTGGTGAGAGAGTCGAGTTCCAGTGTCAAATCAGTGGTGGTAACCCTATCACTGATATCAGGTGGCTATTTAATGCAGAACCTATCTCCGATATGAGTCTCAAACATTCATTACTTG GTGAGCAATTAATAGTTCATGAGATTTCTGAAGCTCAGTATggtatgtatcaatgtatggtGAAGAATAACCAGGGGGTAGCGATGGCAGCTGCAAGACTCTCACTCAGAG TGGGATATCCTGAAATTATACAGCCACCTGAAGACAAATCAGTCTTTGAAGGAGATAATGTATTCATACAATGTGGTGTGGAAGGTGACCCCATGCCAGAGGTTGGCTGGATGAAAAACTTCAACACACCAATCCTCAACTCTGATAGGGTCTTTAGTATAGACGATAGCTCAGGTGGGCTAACTATCTTCAATGCTGGCAAAGAAGACGAGGGGGAATATCAGTGTACAGCTGAGAATAGCCACGGACAAGTTAGCTCATCAGCTTATCTAACAGTGCAAG cCCTCATGTCTACTACCCAAACATCACACCCTACCACAGCTAAGAGCTCTACTTTGCCATCCCAAGATGTGTCTACAGGGTTTCCACTCTTTGGTACAG TACCAGATGCTCCTGGTAAACCGGAAGTAGAGATGACTTCAGACAGATCGGTGATGGTCAGATGGACTTGGAACAATGCCGACAATGGTGGCTCACCAATCACAGCTTTCCAAGTTCAATACCGTAATGTGTTAGGTCAAGGTGGCTATATTACAGCAAGTAGTCGAGTACCACCAAGAAGAAGAAGTTACGAAATTACTGGCCCTCTATCAA ACGACAATGTGTACAGGTTTAGGGTGATAGCAGTGAATGTTCATGGTGAGGGTAAACCCAGTGAGTTGTCTAATCGGTTTGTTCTGTCCGTTGAAATTCCACATCAAGTCCGACCACCTCAACATCCACCACACATTAGTGATACTTCCTGCCTTACAACTGCTATAACAGTAGAATGGGAG TATGAATCAAGTAAAGATGGTGTACCAATTAATGGTTTCTACATGTaccatagacagacagacagtgatgaTGACAAGGATTACATCAGAGAGATTGTACTCGGAGTTAACACCAGGGTCTTTACTATAACCAATCTAGACCCTGAAACAATGTATGATGTCAAAATGTGTAGTTTTAACTTAGGTGGTGCAGGTGCTTTCAGCAATGTTGTACAGATAGAAACCAATC CTGTGACCCAATCACCACCTCCAAAAGTTATTGTAATACAGCAGACAACACAGACCACAACCATCATTGCAGGTGGTAAACAACCAGAGTCTGGTGCAGGTGGTGGTGGTTCAGGTAGTAGTGGCAAAAGTAGTCGTTCAGACAGTGATATGTTGTATCTTATTATTGGTATAGTGGTTGCTCTAATGGTCTTAATGATAGTGGTTTTTATTGCGATGTGTTTCTGGAGATCTAAGCGATATGTTCCTCCCGCTGTTACAA CAACTGATTCAATGGAGTGGAAGAAACGACAGTACTACGATCCAAGCAGCCCCGTCTACATGGACATTAACGGCAGTGTGAGTGCGGGCAGTCAAATAACGGCATGTAACGGCAATACGTTACATCCAACCGAGTCTTTGCCGTACCCAACATCaccgccaccgccaccaccaccactaacaAATGGGCATGTCTATTGTCATGATATAAATGCTGTCAATTTTAATAACCCGCATGAATATAAAGAAATGGAACCGAATCTCATTTCTTCACCAAAT GATTTGTCTTATAGTAGTAACACCAATAGAAGTGACCATAGCTACAGTACTGTGTCTGAGAGGAATAGAAAAAACCGAGATGGGTTTCCTCAGAAGGGGAAGAGTCATAGCAACAGAGGACAATGTTGTCATGGCAGCAGTAATGAGCATCTGTGTTCTTGTGACCATGTGAGGtcacatagcaacagtaaaagTAACAAACATAGAAAACATCACAAGGAACATCACTTTGTTAGAAGGCCAG atTGCAGCTGTAGCAGTAACTACTCAGGGACAGAATCAGAACATTGTCTATCGGAACCTCCTCCACCCATGATGTACAGTGACCAGTATCTGtcagaccctccaccaatacGTTACACTGAGACACCGTCTCTccccaaccccccacccccacccccacctcctgCTATGATGTTTACGGATATCAAACCTATCAGTAAACCAAGACACTCCGAGCTGTAG
- the LOC144440145 gene encoding cell adhesion molecule-related/down-regulated by oncogenes-like isoform X3, which produces MPCAMESHSLPLHSFYILAFIYSLTVVLQVCHLADADIAPRFVQEPESQVVRKKSKVRFHCRAEPSNVEIRWKYNSEFLDSAELEDIDIRGSQLIIRSFRHERNEFTHTGTYQCIVNNSVGVIASKPVTLQAAYIRPFIENMESEAHAIRGHTAVIKCSPPESVPPAIVEYKRQREWVVNNSARMAIMPSGNLQIFNVSTNDKGTYKCSAVNPVSEKRQTTFNSTKLVVTEEDTLIEDMPVHIVYTSKRMTVWEGENATLECVAKGKPYPTISWLRQNGQMPVERVSDYMGNLIINNVQAADEGTYICIGQNGVGFADRKQVSLSVVVPPKIVRAPENVAAKIGERVEFQCQISGGNPITDIRWLFNAEPISDMSLKHSLLGEQLIVHEISEAQYGMYQCMVKNNQGVAMAAARLSLRVGYPEIIQPPEDKSVFEGDNVFIQCGVEGDPMPEVGWMKNFNTPILNSDRVFSIDDSSGGLTIFNAGKEDEGEYQCTAENSHGQVSSSAYLTVQALMSTTQTSHPTTAKSSTLPSQDVSTGFPLFGTVPDAPGKPEVEMTSDRSVMVRWTWNNADNGGSPITAFQVQYRNVLGQGGYITASSRVPPRRRSYEITGPLSNDNVYRFRVIAVNVHGEGKPSELSNRFVLSVEIPHQVRPPQHPPHISDTSCLTTAITVEWEYESSKDGVPINGFYMYHRQTDSDDDKDYIREIVLGVNTRVFTITNLDPETMYDVKMCSFNLGGAGAFSNVVQIETNPVTQSPPPKVIVIQQTTQTTTIIAGGKQPESGAGGGGSGSSGKSSRSDSDMLYLIIGIVVALMVLMIVVFIAMCFWRSKRYVPPAVTTTDSMEWKKRQYYDPSSPVYMDINGSDLSYSSNTNRSDHSYSTVSERNRKNRDGFPQKGKSHSNRGQCCHGSSNEHLCSCDHVRSHSNSKSNKHRKHHKEHHFVRRPDCSCSSNYSGTESEHCLSEPPPPMMYSDQYLSDPPPIRYTETPSLPNPPPPPPPPAMMFTDIKPISKPRHSEL; this is translated from the exons ATGCCCTGTGCAATGGAGTCCCATTCACTGCCTTTACATAGCTTCTATATACTTGCCTTTATATATTCACTGACAGTAGTTTTACAAGTCTGCCACCTTGCAG aTGCAGACATAGCCCCAAGATTTGTGCAAGAGCCTGAAAGTCAGGTTGTCAGAAAGAAAAGCAAAGTACGTTTCCACTGCAGAGCTGAACCAAGTAATGTGGAAATACGATGGAAATACAACAGTGAATTTCTAGACAGTGCGGAACTGGAAGATATTGATATCAGAGGATCTCAGCTGATTATTCGCTCTTTCCGTCATGAAAGGAACGAATTTACACACACAGGGACATACCAGTGTATTGTTAATAATAGTGTAGGAGTTATAGCTAGTAAACCTGTGACATTACAAGCAGCAT ATATCAGACCCTTTATAGAAAACATGGAAAGTGAGGCCCATGCCATCAGGGGACATACAGCAGTCATTAAATGTAGTCCACCGGAAAGTGTACCTCCAGCAATAGTAGAATATAAAAGACAGCGTGAATGGGTCGTCAATAATTCAG CGAGAATGGCAATTATGCCATCGGGTAATTTACAGATATTTAATGTAAGTACCAATGATAAGGGTACTTACAAATGCTCAGCTGTTAATCCAGTGTCAGAGAAAAGACAGACCACATTCAACAGTACTAAACTTGTTGTGACTGAAG AGGATACACTTATAGAAGACATGCCAGTTCACATAGTGTACACATCCAAGAGAATGACAGTGTGGGAAGGAGAGAATGCAACCCTGGAATGTGTTGCTAAGGGAAAACCATACCCAACAATCTCATGGTTAAGACAAAATGGACAAATGCCGGTAGAGAGGGTGTCTGACTACATGGGTAACCTCATTATAAATAATGTACAGGCAGCTGATGAAGGTACCTACATCTGTATAGGACAGAATGGAGTTGGTTTCGCTGACAGGAAACAGGTGTCTCTCAGTGTCGTAG TACCTCCTAAGATAGTCAGGGCACCTGAGAATGTGGCAGCCAAGATTGGTGAGAGAGTCGAGTTCCAGTGTCAAATCAGTGGTGGTAACCCTATCACTGATATCAGGTGGCTATTTAATGCAGAACCTATCTCCGATATGAGTCTCAAACATTCATTACTTG GTGAGCAATTAATAGTTCATGAGATTTCTGAAGCTCAGTATggtatgtatcaatgtatggtGAAGAATAACCAGGGGGTAGCGATGGCAGCTGCAAGACTCTCACTCAGAG TGGGATATCCTGAAATTATACAGCCACCTGAAGACAAATCAGTCTTTGAAGGAGATAATGTATTCATACAATGTGGTGTGGAAGGTGACCCCATGCCAGAGGTTGGCTGGATGAAAAACTTCAACACACCAATCCTCAACTCTGATAGGGTCTTTAGTATAGACGATAGCTCAGGTGGGCTAACTATCTTCAATGCTGGCAAAGAAGACGAGGGGGAATATCAGTGTACAGCTGAGAATAGCCACGGACAAGTTAGCTCATCAGCTTATCTAACAGTGCAAG cCCTCATGTCTACTACCCAAACATCACACCCTACCACAGCTAAGAGCTCTACTTTGCCATCCCAAGATGTGTCTACAGGGTTTCCACTCTTTGGTACAG TACCAGATGCTCCTGGTAAACCGGAAGTAGAGATGACTTCAGACAGATCGGTGATGGTCAGATGGACTTGGAACAATGCCGACAATGGTGGCTCACCAATCACAGCTTTCCAAGTTCAATACCGTAATGTGTTAGGTCAAGGTGGCTATATTACAGCAAGTAGTCGAGTACCACCAAGAAGAAGAAGTTACGAAATTACTGGCCCTCTATCAA ACGACAATGTGTACAGGTTTAGGGTGATAGCAGTGAATGTTCATGGTGAGGGTAAACCCAGTGAGTTGTCTAATCGGTTTGTTCTGTCCGTTGAAATTCCACATCAAGTCCGACCACCTCAACATCCACCACACATTAGTGATACTTCCTGCCTTACAACTGCTATAACAGTAGAATGGGAG TATGAATCAAGTAAAGATGGTGTACCAATTAATGGTTTCTACATGTaccatagacagacagacagtgatgaTGACAAGGATTACATCAGAGAGATTGTACTCGGAGTTAACACCAGGGTCTTTACTATAACCAATCTAGACCCTGAAACAATGTATGATGTCAAAATGTGTAGTTTTAACTTAGGTGGTGCAGGTGCTTTCAGCAATGTTGTACAGATAGAAACCAATC CTGTGACCCAATCACCACCTCCAAAAGTTATTGTAATACAGCAGACAACACAGACCACAACCATCATTGCAGGTGGTAAACAACCAGAGTCTGGTGCAGGTGGTGGTGGTTCAGGTAGTAGTGGCAAAAGTAGTCGTTCAGACAGTGATATGTTGTATCTTATTATTGGTATAGTGGTTGCTCTAATGGTCTTAATGATAGTGGTTTTTATTGCGATGTGTTTCTGGAGATCTAAGCGATATGTTCCTCCCGCTGTTACAA CAACTGATTCAATGGAGTGGAAGAAACGACAGTACTACGATCCAAGCAGCCCCGTCTACATGGACATTAACGGCAGT GATTTGTCTTATAGTAGTAACACCAATAGAAGTGACCATAGCTACAGTACTGTGTCTGAGAGGAATAGAAAAAACCGAGATGGGTTTCCTCAGAAGGGGAAGAGTCATAGCAACAGAGGACAATGTTGTCATGGCAGCAGTAATGAGCATCTGTGTTCTTGTGACCATGTGAGGtcacatagcaacagtaaaagTAACAAACATAGAAAACATCACAAGGAACATCACTTTGTTAGAAGGCCAG atTGCAGCTGTAGCAGTAACTACTCAGGGACAGAATCAGAACATTGTCTATCGGAACCTCCTCCACCCATGATGTACAGTGACCAGTATCTGtcagaccctccaccaatacGTTACACTGAGACACCGTCTCTccccaaccccccacccccacccccacctcctgCTATGATGTTTACGGATATCAAACCTATCAGTAAACCAAGACACTCCGAGCTGTAG
- the LOC144440145 gene encoding cell adhesion molecule-related/down-regulated by oncogenes-like isoform X2 — protein MPCAMESHSLPLHSFYILAFIYSLTVVLQVCHLADADIAPRFVQEPESQVVRKKSKVRFHCRAEPSNVEIRWKYNSEFLDSAELEDIDIRGSQLIIRSFRHERNEFTHTGTYQCIVNNSVGVIASKPVTLQAAYIRPFIENMESEAHAIRGHTAVIKCSPPESVPPAIVEYKRQREWVVNNSARMAIMPSGNLQIFNVSTNDKGTYKCSAVNPVSEKRQTTFNSTKLVVTEEDTLIEDMPVHIVYTSKRMTVWEGENATLECVAKGKPYPTISWLRQNGQMPVERVSDYMGNLIINNVQAADEGTYICIGQNGVGFADRKQVSLSVVVPPKIVRAPENVAAKIGERVEFQCQISGGNPITDIRWLFNAEPISDMSLKHSLLGEQLIVHEISEAQYGMYQCMVKNNQGVAMAAARLSLRVGYPEIIQPPEDKSVFEGDNVFIQCGVEGDPMPEVGWMKNFNTPILNSDRVFSIDDSSGGLTIFNAGKEDEGEYQCTAENSHGQVSSSAYLTVQALMSTTQTSHPTTAKSSTLPSQDVSTGFPLFGTVPDAPGKPEVEMTSDRSVMVRWTWNNADNGGSPITAFQVQYRNVLGQGGYITASSRVPPRRRSYEITGPLSNDNVYRFRVIAVNVHGEGKPSELSNRFVLSVEIPHQVRPPQHPPHISDTSCLTTAITVEWEYESSKDGVPINGFYMYHRQTDSDDDKDYIREIVLGVNTRVFTITNLDPETMYDVKMCSFNLGGAGAFSNVVQIETNLIVIQQTTQTTTIIAGGKQPESGAGGGGSGSSGKSSRSDSDMLYLIIGIVVALMVLMIVVFIAMCFWRSKRYVPPAVTTTDSMEWKKRQYYDPSSPVYMDINGSVSAGSQITACNGNTLHPTESLPYPTSPPPPPPPLTNGHVYCHDINAVNFNNPHEYKEMEPNLISSPNDLSYSSNTNRSDHSYSTVSERNRKNRDGFPQKGKSHSNRGQCCHGSSNEHLCSCDHVRSHSNSKSNKHRKHHKEHHFVRRPDCSCSSNYSGTESEHCLSEPPPPMMYSDQYLSDPPPIRYTETPSLPNPPPPPPPPAMMFTDIKPISKPRHSEL, from the exons ATGCCCTGTGCAATGGAGTCCCATTCACTGCCTTTACATAGCTTCTATATACTTGCCTTTATATATTCACTGACAGTAGTTTTACAAGTCTGCCACCTTGCAG aTGCAGACATAGCCCCAAGATTTGTGCAAGAGCCTGAAAGTCAGGTTGTCAGAAAGAAAAGCAAAGTACGTTTCCACTGCAGAGCTGAACCAAGTAATGTGGAAATACGATGGAAATACAACAGTGAATTTCTAGACAGTGCGGAACTGGAAGATATTGATATCAGAGGATCTCAGCTGATTATTCGCTCTTTCCGTCATGAAAGGAACGAATTTACACACACAGGGACATACCAGTGTATTGTTAATAATAGTGTAGGAGTTATAGCTAGTAAACCTGTGACATTACAAGCAGCAT ATATCAGACCCTTTATAGAAAACATGGAAAGTGAGGCCCATGCCATCAGGGGACATACAGCAGTCATTAAATGTAGTCCACCGGAAAGTGTACCTCCAGCAATAGTAGAATATAAAAGACAGCGTGAATGGGTCGTCAATAATTCAG CGAGAATGGCAATTATGCCATCGGGTAATTTACAGATATTTAATGTAAGTACCAATGATAAGGGTACTTACAAATGCTCAGCTGTTAATCCAGTGTCAGAGAAAAGACAGACCACATTCAACAGTACTAAACTTGTTGTGACTGAAG AGGATACACTTATAGAAGACATGCCAGTTCACATAGTGTACACATCCAAGAGAATGACAGTGTGGGAAGGAGAGAATGCAACCCTGGAATGTGTTGCTAAGGGAAAACCATACCCAACAATCTCATGGTTAAGACAAAATGGACAAATGCCGGTAGAGAGGGTGTCTGACTACATGGGTAACCTCATTATAAATAATGTACAGGCAGCTGATGAAGGTACCTACATCTGTATAGGACAGAATGGAGTTGGTTTCGCTGACAGGAAACAGGTGTCTCTCAGTGTCGTAG TACCTCCTAAGATAGTCAGGGCACCTGAGAATGTGGCAGCCAAGATTGGTGAGAGAGTCGAGTTCCAGTGTCAAATCAGTGGTGGTAACCCTATCACTGATATCAGGTGGCTATTTAATGCAGAACCTATCTCCGATATGAGTCTCAAACATTCATTACTTG GTGAGCAATTAATAGTTCATGAGATTTCTGAAGCTCAGTATggtatgtatcaatgtatggtGAAGAATAACCAGGGGGTAGCGATGGCAGCTGCAAGACTCTCACTCAGAG TGGGATATCCTGAAATTATACAGCCACCTGAAGACAAATCAGTCTTTGAAGGAGATAATGTATTCATACAATGTGGTGTGGAAGGTGACCCCATGCCAGAGGTTGGCTGGATGAAAAACTTCAACACACCAATCCTCAACTCTGATAGGGTCTTTAGTATAGACGATAGCTCAGGTGGGCTAACTATCTTCAATGCTGGCAAAGAAGACGAGGGGGAATATCAGTGTACAGCTGAGAATAGCCACGGACAAGTTAGCTCATCAGCTTATCTAACAGTGCAAG cCCTCATGTCTACTACCCAAACATCACACCCTACCACAGCTAAGAGCTCTACTTTGCCATCCCAAGATGTGTCTACAGGGTTTCCACTCTTTGGTACAG TACCAGATGCTCCTGGTAAACCGGAAGTAGAGATGACTTCAGACAGATCGGTGATGGTCAGATGGACTTGGAACAATGCCGACAATGGTGGCTCACCAATCACAGCTTTCCAAGTTCAATACCGTAATGTGTTAGGTCAAGGTGGCTATATTACAGCAAGTAGTCGAGTACCACCAAGAAGAAGAAGTTACGAAATTACTGGCCCTCTATCAA ACGACAATGTGTACAGGTTTAGGGTGATAGCAGTGAATGTTCATGGTGAGGGTAAACCCAGTGAGTTGTCTAATCGGTTTGTTCTGTCCGTTGAAATTCCACATCAAGTCCGACCACCTCAACATCCACCACACATTAGTGATACTTCCTGCCTTACAACTGCTATAACAGTAGAATGGGAG TATGAATCAAGTAAAGATGGTGTACCAATTAATGGTTTCTACATGTaccatagacagacagacagtgatgaTGACAAGGATTACATCAGAGAGATTGTACTCGGAGTTAACACCAGGGTCTTTACTATAACCAATCTAGACCCTGAAACAATGTATGATGTCAAAATGTGTAGTTTTAACTTAGGTGGTGCAGGTGCTTTCAGCAATGTTGTACAGATAGAAACCAATC TTATTGTAATACAGCAGACAACACAGACCACAACCATCATTGCAGGTGGTAAACAACCAGAGTCTGGTGCAGGTGGTGGTGGTTCAGGTAGTAGTGGCAAAAGTAGTCGTTCAGACAGTGATATGTTGTATCTTATTATTGGTATAGTGGTTGCTCTAATGGTCTTAATGATAGTGGTTTTTATTGCGATGTGTTTCTGGAGATCTAAGCGATATGTTCCTCCCGCTGTTACAA CAACTGATTCAATGGAGTGGAAGAAACGACAGTACTACGATCCAAGCAGCCCCGTCTACATGGACATTAACGGCAGTGTGAGTGCGGGCAGTCAAATAACGGCATGTAACGGCAATACGTTACATCCAACCGAGTCTTTGCCGTACCCAACATCaccgccaccgccaccaccaccactaacaAATGGGCATGTCTATTGTCATGATATAAATGCTGTCAATTTTAATAACCCGCATGAATATAAAGAAATGGAACCGAATCTCATTTCTTCACCAAAT GATTTGTCTTATAGTAGTAACACCAATAGAAGTGACCATAGCTACAGTACTGTGTCTGAGAGGAATAGAAAAAACCGAGATGGGTTTCCTCAGAAGGGGAAGAGTCATAGCAACAGAGGACAATGTTGTCATGGCAGCAGTAATGAGCATCTGTGTTCTTGTGACCATGTGAGGtcacatagcaacagtaaaagTAACAAACATAGAAAACATCACAAGGAACATCACTTTGTTAGAAGGCCAG atTGCAGCTGTAGCAGTAACTACTCAGGGACAGAATCAGAACATTGTCTATCGGAACCTCCTCCACCCATGATGTACAGTGACCAGTATCTGtcagaccctccaccaatacGTTACACTGAGACACCGTCTCTccccaaccccccacccccacccccacctcctgCTATGATGTTTACGGATATCAAACCTATCAGTAAACCAAGACACTCCGAGCTGTAG